The following proteins come from a genomic window of Pseudophryne corroboree isolate aPseCor3 chromosome 3 unlocalized genomic scaffold, aPseCor3.hap2 SUPER_3_unloc_29, whole genome shotgun sequence:
- the LOC134983920 gene encoding oocyte zinc finger protein XlCOF6.1-like: MLSPDCDIKDNDSRQDSPGDNPITPIIHPALSADPSDPGKCSPDHSDIGAFVTALRLDTVFPCSIDAKCFTQNTKPITHHPAKAGERPLICFECGKCFTKKSALVTHQRSHSGERPYSCSECGKCFTQKSSLVTHQRSHTGETPCSCSECGKCFAFKSVLVKHQRSHTGEKPFSCSECGKCFAWKSHLVTHQRSHTGEKPFSCSECGKCFTQKSALVTHQRRHTGERPFSCSECGKCFAFKSVLLTHQRSHTGKMPFSCSECGKCFAFKSVLVPHQRSHTGEKPYSCSECGKCFVRKSDLVTHQRSHTGERPYSCSECGKCFAQKSALVRHQRSHTGEKPYSCSECGKCFAQKSNLVTHQRSHTGERPFSCCERNKSALVEHIRHYPSTEPFTSSGV, encoded by the coding sequence atgttatccccggattgtgacataaaagataatgacagtagacaggattctccaggagataaccccattaccccaattatacatccagctctatcagctgatccctctgatcctgggaaatgttctcctgatcactctgatattggagcatttgttacagctctgagattagatacagtgtttccctgttctatagatgccaaatgttttacacagaacacaaagcctattacccatcatccagctaaggcaggtgagaggccactgatatgttttgagtgtgggaaatgttttacaaagaaatcagctcttgttacacatcagagaagtcactcaggtgagaggccgtattcctgttctgagtgtgggaaatgttttacacagaaatcatctcttgttacacatcagagaagtcacacaggtgagacgccgtgttcctgttctgagtgtgggaaatgtttcgcatttaaatcagttcttgttaaacatcagagaagtcacacaggtgagaagccgttttcctgttctgagtgtgggaaatgttttgcatggaaatcacatcttgttacacatcagagaagtcatacaggtgagaagccgttttcctgttctgagtgtgggaaatgttttacacagaaatcagctcttgttacacatcagagacgtcacacaggtgagaggccgttttcctgttctgagtgtgggaaatgtttcgcatttaaatcagttcttcttacacatcagagaagtcatacaggtaagatgccgttttcctgttctgagtgtgggaaatgtttcgcatttaaatcagttcttgttccacatcagagaagtcacacaggtgagaagccgtattcctgttctgagtgtgggaaatgttttgtacggaaatcagatcttgtcacacatcagagaagtcacacaggtgagaggccatattcctgttctgagtgtgggaaatgttttgcacagaaatcagctcttgttagacatcagagaagtcacacaggtgagaagccgtattcctgttctgagtgtgggaaatgttttgcacagaaatcaaatcttgttacacatcagaggagtcacacaggtgagaggccattttcatgctgtgagagaaataaatccgctcttgttgaacacattagacattacccaagtacggaaccatttacatcttctggagtataa